The Achromobacter deleyi genome has a window encoding:
- a CDS encoding SDR family NAD(P)-dependent oxidoreductase has product MSFQAGLFKGKAAVVTGGTQGVGRGVAEALARLGASVHAVGLAADEAPPEGVELVELDVTQADAVARFAAGLGRVDILVNCAGVIFRQEEFKLPVFERVLDINLTGTMRLCEALQPLLAQSRGCIVNTASMLSFFGGGLVPAYSASKGGVAQLTKSLAIAYADAGIRVNAVAPGWIATKLTEALQNDPARASRILERTPLKRWGTPADVAQAVVFLCSPAAGFMTGVVMPVDGGYMVT; this is encoded by the coding sequence ATGAGTTTTCAAGCAGGACTGTTCAAGGGCAAGGCCGCGGTAGTTACCGGTGGCACGCAGGGGGTGGGGCGCGGCGTGGCCGAGGCGCTGGCGCGCTTGGGCGCAAGCGTACACGCCGTCGGACTGGCGGCGGACGAAGCGCCGCCGGAAGGCGTCGAGCTGGTGGAGCTGGATGTCACGCAGGCGGATGCCGTGGCGCGTTTCGCGGCAGGCCTGGGACGCGTGGATATCCTGGTCAATTGCGCCGGCGTCATCTTCCGCCAGGAAGAGTTCAAGTTGCCCGTGTTCGAGCGTGTGCTGGACATCAACCTGACGGGCACCATGCGCCTGTGCGAGGCGCTGCAGCCGCTGCTGGCGCAGTCCAGGGGTTGCATCGTCAATACGGCGTCGATGCTCAGCTTTTTCGGGGGCGGGCTGGTGCCGGCCTACAGCGCCAGCAAGGGCGGCGTGGCGCAGCTGACCAAGTCGCTTGCGATCGCCTACGCCGATGCGGGGATCCGGGTGAATGCGGTGGCGCCGGGGTGGATTGCCACGAAGCTCACCGAGGCCTTGCAGAACGACCCCGCGCGGGCGTCGCGCATCCTGGAGCGCACGCCGCTCAAGCGGTGGGGCACGCCCGCCGATGTGGCGCAGGCGGTGGTGTTCCTGTGCTCGCCGGCGGCGGGGTTCATGACGGGCGTCGTCATGCCGGTCGATGGCGGCTATATGGTAACTTGA
- a CDS encoding 2,4'-dihydroxyacetophenone dioxygenase family protein encodes MTHANAMPTPYRYPNPKEALPDIVVPQVIPEDERVWVPQAENVWFRPLCLNVSQGYWMNLLRVRRSGVLSCHRHPQAVHGYVIKGSWRYLEHDWVAREGSYVFEPPGETHTLYVPEDVEEMITMFQVNGVMYYCDSEGRHTGYEDVFTKLDMCRKHYESVGLGADYVDQFVR; translated from the coding sequence ATGACCCATGCGAACGCCATGCCCACGCCTTACCGTTACCCCAACCCAAAGGAAGCGCTGCCTGACATCGTGGTGCCGCAAGTGATTCCGGAGGATGAGCGGGTGTGGGTGCCGCAAGCCGAGAATGTATGGTTCAGGCCGCTCTGTCTGAACGTGTCCCAGGGATACTGGATGAACCTGCTGCGCGTGCGCAGGTCGGGCGTGCTGAGCTGCCACCGGCATCCGCAGGCGGTGCATGGCTACGTCATCAAGGGGTCGTGGCGCTATCTGGAGCATGACTGGGTTGCGCGCGAAGGCAGCTATGTGTTTGAGCCGCCGGGCGAAACCCACACGCTGTACGTGCCGGAGGATGTGGAGGAAATGATCACCATGTTCCAGGTCAACGGGGTCATGTACTACTGCGACAGCGAAGGCCGGCACACGGGCTACGAAGACGTGTTCACCAAGCTCGACATGTGCAGGAAGCACTATGAAAGCGTGGGGCTGGGCGCGGACTACGTCGATCAGTTCGTCCGTTGA